One Actinoplanes missouriensis 431 DNA segment encodes these proteins:
- the guaB gene encoding IMP dehydrogenase gives METDSARTVPLGLTFDDVLLQPGESDVVPSRVNTVTRLTRNVELSVPLLSAGMDTVTEARMAIAMARQGGIGVLHRNLSVEDQAAQVDLVKRSESGMITNPVTCSPDDTLRQVDALCARYRISGAPVVDAQGVLVGIVTNRDMRFVNDFDAKVRDVMTKAPLITAPVGVSKDQALELLAKHKVEKLPLVDAGGHLRGLITVKDFTKSEQYPNAAKDPQGRLRVAAAVGVGDDSYKRARALVDAGVDVVIVDTAHGHQRAVLEMVARLKKDVPIDIVGGNVATYAGAKALVEAGADAVKVGVGPGAICTTRIVAGVGVPQITAIMEATRACKPAGVPVIGDGGIQYSGDIAKAIVAGASTVMLGSLLAGSEESPGELIFVNGKQFKSYRGMGSLGAMQSRGQAKSYSKDRYFQQDVNEDKLVPEGVEGQVPYRGPLSRVAHQLIGGLRAAMGYVGAETIPDLQERGQLIRITAAGLKESHPHDIQMTVEAPNYHSR, from the coding sequence GTGGAAACAGACAGCGCCCGCACCGTTCCCCTCGGTCTGACCTTCGACGACGTGCTGCTTCAGCCCGGTGAGTCGGATGTCGTTCCCAGCCGGGTCAACACTGTGACGCGGCTGACGCGCAACGTCGAGCTCTCCGTGCCGCTGCTCTCGGCGGGCATGGACACCGTGACCGAGGCGCGCATGGCGATCGCCATGGCCCGTCAGGGCGGCATCGGCGTGCTGCACCGCAATCTCTCGGTGGAGGACCAGGCGGCTCAGGTCGACCTGGTGAAGCGCTCCGAGTCCGGGATGATCACCAACCCGGTGACGTGCAGCCCGGACGACACCCTGCGCCAGGTCGACGCGCTCTGCGCGCGCTACCGGATCTCCGGCGCCCCGGTGGTGGACGCCCAGGGCGTGCTCGTCGGCATCGTGACGAACCGGGACATGCGGTTCGTCAACGACTTCGACGCCAAGGTCCGCGACGTGATGACGAAGGCGCCGCTGATCACCGCGCCGGTCGGCGTGAGCAAGGACCAGGCGCTGGAGCTGCTCGCCAAGCACAAGGTGGAGAAGCTGCCGCTCGTCGACGCGGGTGGTCACCTGCGCGGGCTGATCACGGTGAAGGACTTCACCAAGTCCGAGCAGTACCCGAACGCGGCGAAGGACCCGCAGGGCCGGCTCCGGGTGGCCGCGGCGGTCGGTGTGGGCGACGACTCCTACAAGCGGGCCCGCGCTCTCGTCGATGCCGGGGTTGACGTGGTCATCGTCGACACCGCGCACGGGCATCAGCGTGCCGTGCTGGAGATGGTCGCCCGGCTGAAGAAGGACGTCCCGATCGACATCGTGGGCGGCAACGTGGCGACCTATGCGGGGGCGAAGGCCCTGGTCGAGGCGGGTGCGGACGCGGTGAAGGTGGGCGTCGGCCCGGGCGCGATCTGCACCACCCGGATCGTCGCGGGCGTCGGCGTGCCGCAGATCACCGCGATCATGGAGGCGACCCGGGCGTGCAAGCCCGCGGGTGTGCCGGTGATCGGTGACGGTGGCATTCAGTACAGCGGTGACATCGCCAAGGCGATCGTGGCGGGGGCGAGCACGGTCATGCTCGGCAGCCTGCTGGCGGGCTCGGAGGAGAGCCCCGGCGAGCTGATCTTCGTGAACGGCAAGCAGTTCAAGTCGTACCGGGGGATGGGCTCGCTCGGCGCGATGCAGTCCCGCGGTCAGGCCAAGTCGTACTCGAAGGACCGCTACTTCCAGCAGGATGTGAACGAGGACAAGCTGGTCCCGGAGGGCGTCGAGGGGCAGGTGCCCTATCGTGGTCCTCTGTCCAGGGTGGCGCACCAGCTCATCGGCGGGCTGCGCGCGGCCATGGGCTACGTGGGCGCGGAGACCATCCCCGATCTGCAGGAGCGGGGACAGCTCATCCGGATCACGGCGGCCGGGCTCAAGGAGAGCCACCCGCACGACATCCAGATGACGGTCGAGGCTCCTAACTACCACTCCCGCTAG
- a CDS encoding WhiB family transcriptional regulator — MSNVRRLPGPIADLWDWQRLGNCRGRDSAQFFHPDGERGSSRNRREAKAKTMCGACPVRAECAAHALAVREPYGVWGGFSESERLRLLAVGWEDLADRHGRVDLARLEARLGRPHKTAVPAQRQAPAA, encoded by the coding sequence ATGTCGAACGTTCGCAGACTGCCCGGGCCCATCGCCGACCTTTGGGACTGGCAACGACTGGGCAATTGCCGTGGCCGGGACAGTGCGCAGTTCTTCCACCCCGACGGCGAGCGCGGGTCGTCCCGCAATCGCCGCGAGGCCAAGGCAAAGACGATGTGCGGCGCGTGCCCGGTGCGGGCCGAGTGCGCCGCCCATGCTCTGGCGGTTCGCGAGCCGTACGGAGTCTGGGGAGGTTTCAGCGAATCGGAGCGGCTGCGGCTGCTCGCGGTCGGCTGGGAGGACCTGGCGGATCGTCACGGACGAGTCGACCTTGCCCGGCTCGAGGCGCGCCTCGGCCGGCCCCACAAGACGGCAGTGCCCGCACAACGGCAGGCGCCTGCGGCCTGA
- a CDS encoding DUF5319 domain-containing protein, protein MQEEPIDPFNGDPADPAAGLDDLNEDAESEPLTEDERQDVLEDLSDLEIYQALLSPTGIRGLVIECEDCHEPHYFDWDLLRGNLRHLLDSGRPRVHEPAYDPDPDHYVTWEYARGYADGVHDTLTEGSEEENPG, encoded by the coding sequence GTGCAAGAAGAGCCGATCGACCCGTTCAACGGCGATCCCGCCGACCCGGCCGCCGGACTCGACGACCTCAACGAGGACGCCGAGTCCGAACCGCTGACCGAGGACGAACGGCAGGACGTCCTGGAGGACCTCTCCGACCTGGAGATCTACCAGGCGCTGCTGAGTCCGACCGGCATCCGAGGGCTGGTCATCGAGTGCGAGGACTGTCACGAGCCGCACTACTTCGACTGGGATCTGTTGCGGGGAAACCTGCGGCACCTGCTGGACAGCGGGCGGCCGCGGGTGCATGAGCCTGCCTACGACCCGGACCCCGATCACTACGTGACCTGGGAGTATGCGCGGGGATACGCGGACGGGGTGCACGACACGTTGACCGAGGGGTCGGAAGAGGAAAACCCCGGATAG
- a CDS encoding molybdopterin-dependent oxidoreductase, with amino-acid sequence MRSSVRGGLAGVAAAGAALGVAELVAVGTGAGSGPLVAVGGVVVDHVPAAVKDFGIRVFGVNDKTALLAGTAILLGLYAYGLGVLAIRRWALAVAGIGLFGLVGAAAAMSREGAGAGAALPSLIGAVAGLFVLRHLRRRADEDGREPEVAGPGGTPYRRRLFLRDLGIVAGVAAGAGVGGRLLSSRRAVDVARQAVALPAASGSVPVVPGGAQAPGAVSYVTANRDFYRIDTALVTPQVDPATWRLRIHGMVRNPIEITWDELLRRPMVERYVTLACVSNEVGGDLIGNALWLGTPIKDLLDEADPLPGADQVVQRSADGWTCGAPTTVLRDGRDALLAIGMNGEPLPVAHGFPVRMVVPGLYGYVSACKWITEIELTRFADFDAYWVPRGWSAQAPVKTQSRIDTPRKGASPTAGVITVAGVAWAQHRGIAKVEVQVDDGPWTPASLAPAVSADTWRQWSHPWEATSGEHILRVRATDTDGVTQIANEAPPAPDGATGWHQVKVSVR; translated from the coding sequence GTGAGAAGCAGCGTGCGGGGCGGACTTGCCGGGGTCGCGGCGGCGGGGGCAGCGCTCGGGGTGGCCGAGCTGGTCGCGGTCGGCACCGGGGCGGGATCCGGGCCGCTGGTCGCGGTCGGTGGTGTGGTCGTCGACCATGTGCCGGCGGCCGTGAAGGACTTCGGCATCCGGGTCTTCGGGGTGAACGACAAGACCGCGTTGCTCGCCGGCACCGCGATCCTGCTGGGCCTTTACGCGTACGGGCTGGGCGTGCTGGCGATCCGCCGGTGGGCCCTGGCGGTCGCCGGGATCGGGTTGTTCGGGCTGGTCGGGGCGGCTGCCGCGATGAGCCGGGAGGGCGCCGGCGCCGGTGCCGCGTTGCCGTCGTTGATCGGGGCGGTGGCCGGACTGTTCGTGCTACGGCATCTGCGGCGTCGCGCGGATGAGGACGGCCGGGAACCGGAGGTGGCGGGACCGGGTGGTACCCCGTACCGGAGGCGGTTGTTTCTGCGGGATCTCGGGATCGTCGCCGGGGTGGCGGCAGGCGCCGGGGTCGGCGGCAGGTTGCTCAGCTCGCGCCGCGCGGTGGACGTGGCGCGGCAGGCGGTCGCGCTGCCGGCGGCCTCGGGGAGCGTGCCGGTGGTGCCCGGCGGCGCCCAGGCGCCCGGAGCGGTTTCCTACGTCACTGCGAACCGGGATTTCTACCGCATCGATACCGCGCTGGTCACGCCGCAGGTGGACCCGGCGACGTGGCGTCTGCGTATCCACGGGATGGTTCGGAACCCGATCGAGATCACCTGGGACGAGCTGTTGCGGCGGCCGATGGTGGAGCGGTATGTGACGCTCGCCTGCGTCTCGAACGAGGTGGGCGGCGACCTGATCGGCAACGCGCTCTGGCTCGGCACACCGATCAAGGACCTGCTGGACGAGGCGGATCCGCTGCCCGGCGCGGACCAGGTGGTGCAGCGGTCGGCGGACGGCTGGACGTGCGGCGCGCCGACCACGGTGCTGCGGGACGGGCGGGACGCGCTGCTCGCGATCGGGATGAACGGAGAACCGCTGCCGGTCGCGCACGGCTTTCCGGTACGCATGGTCGTTCCCGGACTCTACGGATATGTCTCCGCCTGCAAGTGGATCACCGAGATCGAGCTGACCCGGTTCGCCGACTTCGACGCCTACTGGGTGCCGCGGGGCTGGTCGGCGCAGGCGCCCGTCAAGACCCAGTCACGGATCGACACCCCGCGCAAAGGCGCTTCCCCGACCGCCGGCGTGATCACCGTGGCCGGCGTGGCATGGGCGCAGCACCGCGGGATCGCCAAGGTCGAGGTACAGGTGGACGACGGCCCGTGGACGCCCGCGTCACTCGCGCCGGCGGTCTCCGCGGACACCTGGCGGCAGTGGAGTCACCCTTGGGAGGCCACGTCCGGTGAGCACATCCTGCGAGTTCGGGCGACCGACACCGACGGTGTGACACAGATAGCGAACGAGGCGCCGCCCGCGCCGGACGGCGCCACGGGGTGGCACCAGGTCAAGGTGAGTGTCAGGTAG
- a CDS encoding peptidase M16 family protein, giving the protein MITQIEVGGIPTVLAPTTGQMHAGLAFRVGFADEPLARRGITHLVEHLALHAFGVADYHYNGATGTEYTFFHMQGAEADIVAFLNGVCTALNDLPMHRLPTEKEILRTEENTRGEGPTEALPLWRHGARDYGVATYPEWGLSGITPDDLRAWVAHYFTVENAVLWIAGPAVPAGLDLRLPHGSRRPAPAPSSALPVRPAYFPGPSNVVAWDAVVERSTSAGVFSGVLERALFRSLRQESGLSYTVQAGYEPRAGGRAVITAFADALPEKQGAVLGGFVDVLASFRLGLVDEADVTAVVNQRVEELTRAEENGTRLPGQAFNLLAGRPVQTVENLIAEVRAVTAADVAAVASAAFADGLLMTPGRTGADWAGYTPAPRDSDSVVDGTRYPSLEDQGVTFVAGDRGVSVVGDGSAATVFYDQCSVLLTWPDGARRFVGHDGIQVTFEPSMYANGHAVVPALDARVPRELWAAMPARDPRRIPVPNPAAVAPPAEAPAGKAWPVVVLVALSPLFLFFGGFGLLIGVAATADNDEVALEVTIAAVFLAFAALAGWGIVWAIQKLRR; this is encoded by the coding sequence ATGATCACGCAGATCGAGGTCGGTGGCATACCCACGGTGCTCGCCCCGACCACCGGGCAGATGCACGCCGGCCTTGCCTTCCGGGTCGGCTTCGCGGACGAGCCGCTGGCCCGGCGCGGCATCACCCACCTCGTCGAGCATCTGGCGCTGCACGCGTTCGGGGTCGCCGACTACCACTACAACGGCGCCACCGGCACCGAGTACACGTTCTTCCACATGCAGGGCGCCGAGGCCGACATCGTCGCGTTCCTCAACGGCGTCTGCACCGCGCTGAACGACCTGCCGATGCACCGGCTCCCCACCGAGAAGGAGATCCTGCGCACCGAGGAGAACACCCGGGGTGAGGGACCGACCGAGGCGCTCCCGCTGTGGCGGCACGGCGCCCGCGACTACGGGGTGGCGACCTATCCGGAGTGGGGCCTGTCCGGGATCACCCCGGACGACCTGCGGGCCTGGGTGGCCCACTACTTCACGGTGGAGAACGCCGTGCTCTGGATCGCCGGTCCGGCGGTTCCCGCCGGGTTGGACCTTCGCCTGCCGCACGGCTCGCGTCGACCGGCGCCGGCTCCGTCGTCAGCCCTTCCGGTACGGCCGGCGTACTTCCCCGGTCCGTCCAACGTGGTCGCGTGGGACGCCGTCGTCGAACGCTCCACCAGCGCCGGTGTCTTCTCCGGGGTGCTGGAACGGGCGCTGTTCCGCTCGCTGCGCCAGGAGAGCGGCCTCTCCTACACCGTGCAGGCCGGTTACGAGCCACGCGCCGGCGGCCGGGCCGTGATCACCGCGTTCGCCGACGCGCTGCCGGAGAAGCAGGGCGCCGTGCTCGGCGGTTTCGTCGACGTGCTCGCCTCGTTTCGGCTCGGGCTGGTCGACGAGGCGGACGTGACGGCCGTGGTGAACCAGCGGGTCGAGGAGCTGACCCGCGCCGAGGAGAACGGGACGCGGCTGCCCGGCCAGGCGTTCAACCTGCTCGCCGGCCGTCCGGTGCAGACCGTCGAGAATCTGATCGCCGAGGTGCGCGCGGTCACCGCGGCGGACGTGGCAGCGGTCGCCTCCGCCGCGTTCGCCGACGGCCTGCTGATGACGCCGGGCCGCACCGGCGCGGACTGGGCCGGGTACACGCCGGCGCCACGCGACTCGGACTCGGTGGTGGACGGTACGAGGTACCCGTCGCTGGAGGACCAGGGCGTCACGTTCGTCGCCGGTGACCGGGGTGTCAGCGTGGTCGGCGACGGTTCCGCGGCGACGGTCTTCTACGACCAGTGCTCGGTGCTGCTGACCTGGCCGGACGGTGCCCGGCGGTTCGTCGGCCACGACGGCATCCAGGTCACCTTCGAGCCCAGCATGTACGCGAACGGTCACGCCGTGGTGCCGGCGCTCGATGCCCGGGTGCCGCGCGAGCTCTGGGCGGCGATGCCGGCCCGTGATCCGCGCCGCATCCCGGTCCCGAACCCGGCCGCGGTGGCCCCGCCTGCCGAAGCTCCGGCCGGGAAGGCGTGGCCGGTCGTCGTGCTGGTGGCGCTCTCCCCGCTGTTCCTCTTCTTCGGCGGGTTCGGCCTGCTCATCGGCGTCGCCGCGACGGCCGACAACGACGAGGTCGCCCTGGAGGTCACCATCGCGGCGGTCTTCCTGGCCTTCGCGGCACTGGCCGGCTGGGGCATCGTCTGGGCCATCCAGAAGCTCCGCCGGTGA
- a CDS encoding response regulator transcription factor, which translates to MRTVLVCVRTPLAAQTVASTAARLGMTGVVRTAVSETEAMIRLAERPAEVVLADTAVTRPDSVGFTRRVLARAPQAQVVLFGAEDPRVAAAAVAAGARGVIRGVEHDLVSVVAKALLLLLLPVRPQGMPINGANAQPATVAGGARNNNSPGTRGQYHNGPGGMGVQNAAAVPAMLGPNAPMVPAQRGDAPIDPATGRPMVAWPGNEAGMAEAAPQGRRLTLTERELQVLRGMADGKSNAEIGRELFVSEDTVKTHARRLFRKLGARDRAHAVAAGFRAGLVA; encoded by the coding sequence GTGCGTACCGTCCTCGTGTGCGTCCGAACCCCGCTGGCGGCCCAGACCGTCGCGTCCACCGCGGCCCGGCTCGGCATGACCGGTGTCGTCCGGACCGCGGTCAGCGAGACCGAGGCCATGATCCGACTGGCGGAACGGCCGGCCGAAGTGGTCCTGGCCGACACCGCCGTGACCCGGCCCGACAGCGTCGGGTTCACCCGGCGCGTGCTCGCACGCGCCCCACAGGCGCAAGTAGTGCTGTTCGGCGCGGAAGACCCGCGGGTGGCAGCGGCGGCCGTCGCCGCCGGCGCCCGGGGCGTCATCCGCGGCGTGGAGCACGATCTGGTCAGCGTCGTCGCCAAGGCGCTGCTCCTGCTGCTGCTCCCGGTCCGCCCGCAGGGCATGCCGATAAACGGAGCGAACGCCCAGCCGGCCACGGTGGCCGGCGGGGCACGCAACAACAACTCCCCGGGCACCCGCGGTCAGTACCACAACGGTCCCGGCGGCATGGGTGTGCAGAACGCGGCGGCCGTCCCGGCGATGCTGGGCCCGAACGCCCCGATGGTCCCGGCTCAGCGGGGCGACGCCCCGATCGATCCGGCGACCGGCCGTCCGATGGTGGCCTGGCCCGGCAACGAGGCCGGGATGGCCGAGGCGGCCCCCCAGGGCAGGCGCCTGACCCTCACCGAACGAGAGCTCCAGGTCCTGAGGGGCATGGCAGACGGCAAGTCGAACGCCGAGATCGGCCGGGAGCTCTTCGTCTCCGAGGACACGGTGAAAACCCACGCACGGCGCCTCTTCCGAAAACTAGGGGCAAGAGACCGAGCCCACGCCGTAGCCGCAGGCTTCCGAGCAGGCCTCGTAGCGTAG
- a CDS encoding GuaB3 family IMP dehydrogenase-related protein has product MRDVVEIGLGKTAQRGYHLDDIAIVPSRRTRDVDDVSTEWRLDAYPFKIPCVAHPSDATQSPDSVITLGRLGGLGVLNAEGLWTRYEDPSKILEELASLDEDADATKRLQEVYAEPIKPELIAERVRQIRAAGVTTAVRVSPQHTLALAPVVLDAGVDLLVIQGTLVSAEHVSTTDEPLNLKEFIADLDLPVIVGGCTDYKTALHLMRTGAAGVIVGVGADEWSTTDTVLGIRVPMATAIADAAAARRDYLDETGGRYVHLIADGGISTSGDIAKAIGCGADAVMLGEPLSLAEGAPAGGAWWHSSASHPALPRGGFCIAGEPDGTLEEVLYGPADRPDGQLNLFGGLRRAMAKCGYRDVKEFQKVALVLDK; this is encoded by the coding sequence ATGCGTGACGTAGTGGAGATCGGCCTCGGCAAGACCGCACAGCGCGGGTACCACCTGGATGACATCGCGATCGTTCCGAGCCGCCGCACCCGCGACGTGGACGACGTGTCGACCGAGTGGAGACTCGACGCGTACCCCTTCAAGATCCCCTGCGTCGCGCACCCGTCCGACGCCACCCAGAGCCCGGATTCGGTGATCACCCTGGGCCGCCTCGGCGGCCTGGGCGTGCTCAACGCCGAGGGTCTCTGGACCCGCTACGAGGACCCCAGCAAGATCCTCGAAGAGCTCGCCTCGCTGGACGAGGACGCGGACGCGACGAAGCGCCTGCAGGAGGTGTACGCGGAGCCGATCAAGCCGGAGCTGATCGCCGAGCGTGTCCGGCAGATCCGCGCCGCCGGTGTCACCACCGCGGTCCGGGTGTCGCCGCAGCACACCCTCGCCCTCGCCCCCGTGGTGCTGGACGCGGGCGTCGACCTTCTGGTGATCCAGGGGACGCTTGTCTCGGCCGAGCACGTGTCCACCACGGACGAGCCGCTGAACCTCAAGGAGTTCATCGCCGACCTCGACCTGCCGGTCATCGTCGGCGGCTGCACCGACTACAAGACGGCGCTGCACCTGATGCGGACCGGCGCGGCCGGCGTGATCGTCGGTGTCGGCGCCGACGAGTGGTCGACGACGGACACCGTGCTGGGCATCCGGGTGCCGATGGCGACCGCGATCGCGGACGCCGCCGCGGCCCGCCGCGACTACCTGGACGAGACCGGCGGCCGGTACGTTCACCTGATCGCCGACGGCGGCATCTCCACCTCCGGCGACATCGCGAAGGCGATCGGGTGCGGTGCTGACGCGGTCATGCTCGGCGAGCCGCTCTCGCTGGCCGAGGGCGCCCCGGCCGGTGGCGCGTGGTGGCACTCGTCGGCGAGCCACCCGGCACTGCCGCGCGGCGGGTTCTGCATCGCGGGCGAGCCGGACGGGACCCTCGAAGAGGTCCTCTACGGCCCGGCCGATCGCCCGGACGGCCAGCTCAACCTGTTCGGCGGCCTGCGCCGGGCGATGGCGAAGTGCGGCTACCGGGACGTCAAGGAGTTCCAGAAGGTCGCGCTCGTCCTGGACAAGTGA